GTGGGGAATAAAACCCTTGCCCGCCGGCCCCCCCGTGAGCAGGTCGGTCATCCACGCGCCGCCGCGCTTGTTGTCGCGCGGAAATAGATCGGCGTAGAACGAAGCGATGTGGGTGCCGTCCTCTTCGAGGATGTCGTAGGTGCGCACATCCTTGTGCCAGGTCGGCAGCTTTTCGGTCGGAACAACCTGAATGCCGTAAAGACGATTTACGATCTCGAACATGCCCTTCAGGACATTCTCCATCGGGAAATAGGGGCGCACTTCTTCTTCATCGAAGGCGTAGAGGGCTTTTCGCTGCTTTTCTGCGTAGTAGCCCACATCCCAGGGGTTGAGATCCGGGGCGTCCTGGCCCTCGATCTCCTTGCGGAAGGCGCGCAGGTCTTCATTCTCGCTCCGGAATGCTTCTTCGCTCTTCTCGCGCAGCTCTTCGGTGAACTTCTTGGCCGCCGCGCCCTCGCGCGCCATGCGATCGTCGAGCACCAGATCGGCGAAGTTTGCAAAGCCCAGCATGCGGGCCCTCTTCTCGCGCAGCTCGCGGATCTGTTTGATCAGCCCGGAGTTGTCTGTCTCCCCACCGGTCGCACGGGTGTTGTAAGCAGTCCAGACGCGCCGGCGGATCTCGGCATCATCGATGTAGGTCATCAGTGGGATGAAGCTCGGGGCCTGCAGGGTGAAGCGCCAGCCCGCCTTGTCGCGAGATTCGGCGTCGGCGCGCGCGGCCTCAATGGCCGAGGCCGGCAGGCCGGCGAGTTTTGCCTCATCGGTGACGTAGATCTCGTAATCGACGGTGGCATCGAGCACGTTCTGGGAGAACTTGGTCGTTAGTTTCGAGAGCTCGACATCAATGCTCGCGAGCTCCTTCTTTTTCTCGGGCGGCAGGTCGGCGCCCTCGCGGCGAAAGTCGGCAATGGTTTTCTGCAGGTAGCGTTTGCGGATGCCGGTCAGTGCCTTCGCCTCGTCGGTCTCCGAGTAGTCGCGCAGCGCCTTCCAGAGGTCTTCGTCGAGCACGATGCTTGAGTAGAACTCGCTCACGGGCTGTTGCACGGCGTTGTAGGCCTCACGGAATTCGGGCGTGGTGGCCAGCGACTCGATGTTGCTGATGACTGACATGGCCTCGTGCAGGTCGTGGGTAATGGCCTCGAAGGCCAGCATGGTGTTCTCGAAGGTACGCGGGCTGCTCACGGTCTTGACCGCCTCAAGCTTCACGCGGGCCCGCTTGAGCAGCGCATCGATGCCGGGCTCCACATGGGCAGCCTCGATCCTGTCGAAGGGGATCTCGAAGGAGAGATTGAGAAGTGGGTTGTCGCTCGTGCTCATCGCGCTCGGCCTCTTTCAGGGAACGTCCGGTCTTTGCGTATCCAGCCTGATGGATAGCAGCGCCCGGGGGGCCGGTCCACCGGGTTACCCCCGGGCGTTGGCCAGCCGTGCAGCGCTGCGATACTCTGGAGCGGCCTGGAAACAGCTCCAACCCGGCCGGTGGCGGGTTGCCGGTGCTCTGCTCTGGAGGGGGAGAGATGTACGAGTCAGTCGTGAGTGAGGCGGGCTTTGCTGATCGCTTGCCGGGTCCGGTCCGCCGCGTGTGGGATGCGCTTGGCGCCCTGCCCGAAGGGCGTGAGCCCGATGAACGGGTCTTCTTCGTTGCCGCGCGTATCCGCCTGTTCTTTTCGATCTTTTTCGGCGCCTTCTACTGGAATCACTATTTCGTTGCGCACGCCGATCCGTTCTACCGGGCCGAGGGGCTGCGCCTGTTCTATCTGATCGATACCCCGCTGCGACTTCTGTGGATGGGCGGTGCGGCCTGGGTGTTGGCATTCAAGCCCGGCCGGGCCTGGCTCGGGCGGCTCAACTACCTGGCCATGAGCGTCGAGGTGCTGATCGTCTGCAACATCGTGATCTCCACCGGATCGATGAGCAGCGCGTTCCTGTGGGCCTACCCGGTGGTGCCCATCGTCAACCGCATCGCATTCGGGCGTGCGGCGGGAATCTATTCCACTTCACTCTCGGCGGTGATGATGGCGCTGGGGGCCACGCTCACGATCAAGGGCGTGCTGCCCGAGGCCACCTGGTACGCTGACTACTCACGCGCGACCTTTGCCAATCCGGATGTCTATTTCATGTCGGTCATGCTCGTTTTCGATGCGCTGCTGCTCGGCCCCGTGCTGGGAGAGTGGGCGATGCACCTGGCCGAGCGGCGCGAGAAAGAGCTGCGTGCCGCGCTCGAAGAGATCGAGCGCAAGCAGCGCGCCCTGGTCGAGGCCGAAGCGCTCGCCGCCATCGGTGAGTTCGTGCGCGGCGCCGCCCATGAGATCGGCAATCCGCTCTCCAGCGCGCGCAGTGTGATCGAGAGTGCCCGCGAGGAGCTGGCCGCCGACGAGAGCGCTGATCTACCCGCCTCGGCCCGCGCCGAACTGGTCGAAGATCTGCAGATGGCGGGGCTCGCCCAGCAGCGCGTGGCGGGCATTGTCTCGATTCTGCACGAACTCTCGGTGCACACGGAGGTTAAGCCCGGGCGCTTCGAGCTGAGCCGCGCACTTGCCGTGGGCGCCGCGGGCGTGGAGACCCGCGGGGAGTTGCCGGGCGTCGTGATTGATGGCAATGAAGGACAGCTCGGCGATGCCATTGCGCGCATCGTCGAGAACGCGCGGCAGTTCGGTGCCGGTAAGGTCTGGATCGAACTGGCGCTTGATGAGGAAGGCCAGGCCCGCGTGCGCGTCTGCGATGACGGCCCGGGATTCGATGAGGGCGCGCTCGCCCATGCGGCCGAGCCCTTCTTCACGACCCGCAAGGCCGAGCGGGCGCACCTGGGGCTGGGGCTCTTTATCGCGCGCGTCATCGCGGGGCGCATGGGTGGTCTGCTCGAAGTCGCCAACGGTGATGCGGGCGGCGCGCGGGTGAGCATTCATCTGCCCGCGGCCGCGCCAGCGCCGGAGAGCGCAAGCTGAATTTCGGAGCGATTCGGTGAGTTCAAGAAAAGCACTTGTTCTCGAAGGCGGCGGGATGCGCGGCATCTTTGCCTCGGGCCTGCTCGATGTCTTCCACGAGCGCGAGTTCCTTCCCTTTGACCTGGTGATCGGTACCTCGGCGGGTGCGTGCACGGGGGCGTGCTTCCTGGCGAACCAGCATCGGCGCAACTACCGCGTCTTTGTGAACTACATGGCGAGCGGGCGTTTCAAACAGCCGCTGCAGTGGCTTCGCGGCGGCAGCTACGTCGATCTCGACTGGCTCTGGGACGTGCTCGCCCAGGAAGATCCGCTCGACTGCGAGACCGCGCTCCATCGCGAGCACGTGGAGTTCCTCGCGGTTGCCACCTACGGCGATACCGGCGAGCCCGCCTACATCAATCCCACCCCCGAAACGCTGCTGGAGATCATCAAGGGCTCGAGCGCGCTGCCGATCATCTATCGCGGGGAGAACCTGTATGAGGGGCGCCCGCTGGTCGACGGCGGCGTCGCCGATCCCATCCCCGTGCAGAAGGCCTACGAGATGGGCGCGCGCGAGATCATGGTCGTACGCTCGCGCCCTGCGCAGTATCGAAAATCCGAGGGACTCGAAAGCAGGTTGAG
This genomic interval from Chrysiogenia bacterium contains the following:
- a CDS encoding patatin family protein; this translates as MSSRKALVLEGGGMRGIFASGLLDVFHEREFLPFDLVIGTSAGACTGACFLANQHRRNYRVFVNYMASGRFKQPLQWLRGGSYVDLDWLWDVLAQEDPLDCETALHREHVEFLAVATYGDTGEPAYINPTPETLLEIIKGSSALPIIYRGENLYEGRPLVDGGVADPIPVQKAYEMGAREIMVVRSRPAQYRKSEGLESRLSAAIFRKTPGLAQAVRTSPRRYAAAVDFIEAPPEDARILHVAPPALLQTGRLTQDKNKLKSDYELGRRVAEQAIVDWEKLLG
- a CDS encoding HAMP domain-containing histidine kinase; this translates as MYESVVSEAGFADRLPGPVRRVWDALGALPEGREPDERVFFVAARIRLFFSIFFGAFYWNHYFVAHADPFYRAEGLRLFYLIDTPLRLLWMGGAAWVLAFKPGRAWLGRLNYLAMSVEVLIVCNIVISTGSMSSAFLWAYPVVPIVNRIAFGRAAGIYSTSLSAVMMALGATLTIKGVLPEATWYADYSRATFANPDVYFMSVMLVFDALLLGPVLGEWAMHLAERREKELRAALEEIERKQRALVEAEALAAIGEFVRGAAHEIGNPLSSARSVIESAREELAADESADLPASARAELVEDLQMAGLAQQRVAGIVSILHELSVHTEVKPGRFELSRALAVGAAGVETRGELPGVVIDGNEGQLGDAIARIVENARQFGAGKVWIELALDEEGQARVRVCDDGPGFDEGALAHAAEPFFTTRKAERAHLGLGLFIARVIAGRMGGLLEVANGDAGGARVSIHLPAAAPAPESAS
- a CDS encoding M3 family metallopeptidase yields the protein MSTSDNPLLNLSFEIPFDRIEAAHVEPGIDALLKRARVKLEAVKTVSSPRTFENTMLAFEAITHDLHEAMSVISNIESLATTPEFREAYNAVQQPVSEFYSSIVLDEDLWKALRDYSETDEAKALTGIRKRYLQKTIADFRREGADLPPEKKKELASIDVELSKLTTKFSQNVLDATVDYEIYVTDEAKLAGLPASAIEAARADAESRDKAGWRFTLQAPSFIPLMTYIDDAEIRRRVWTAYNTRATGGETDNSGLIKQIRELREKRARMLGFANFADLVLDDRMAREGAAAKKFTEELREKSEEAFRSENEDLRAFRKEIEGQDAPDLNPWDVGYYAEKQRKALYAFDEEEVRPYFPMENVLKGMFEIVNRLYGIQVVPTEKLPTWHKDVRTYDILEEDGTHIASFYADLFPRDNKRGGAWMTDLLTGGPAGKGFIPHLGGINGNMMPPVGGKPALLTHRDVETLFHEFGHLLHHALSRVELRSLSGTNVAWDFVELPSQIMENWCWEKEALDLFARHYETGDAIPDDLFEKMLRARNFRSANAMMRQLGFATVDLKIHTEYDPEQHGDVLPYARDVLAEFATTALPDDYAMICGFTHLFAGPVAYAAGYYSYKWAEVLDADAFTRFKAEGIFNREVGRAFRESVLANGDAEDPMDLYKKFMGREPDLSALLERSGLLD